A window from Flavobacterium lindanitolerans encodes these proteins:
- a CDS encoding 6-pyruvoyl trahydropterin synthase family protein: MRVTVSRKAHFNAAHRLYRKDWSDEKNDLVFGKCNNPNFHGHNYELIVSVTGKINPDTGYVIDIKDLADIILEEVERPFDHKNLNLDVPEFSDLNPTAENIAVVIWNKIRKRIEADKDLEVILYETPRNFVSYKGESAN; the protein is encoded by the coding sequence ATGAGAGTAACTGTCAGTAGAAAAGCCCATTTTAATGCCGCACACCGCCTGTATCGCAAAGACTGGTCGGATGAGAAAAACGATTTGGTTTTTGGGAAATGCAACAATCCTAATTTTCACGGCCATAATTATGAATTGATTGTTAGCGTGACAGGAAAAATCAATCCTGATACGGGCTATGTGATTGATATCAAGGATTTGGCCGATATTATTCTCGAAGAGGTTGAAAGACCTTTTGACCATAAAAACCTGAATCTGGATGTGCCTGAATTTTCAGATTTGAACCCGACAGCCGAAAATATTGCTGTTGTTATTTGGAATAAGATCAGAAAAAGGATAGAAGCCGATAAGGATCTGGAAGTTATTCTTTATGAAACGCCGCGAAATTTCGTAAGTTATAAAGGAGAAAGCGCCAACTAA
- a CDS encoding type I phosphomannose isomerase catalytic subunit, translating to MSLQLYPLVFEPILKERIWGGTKLKTVFNKPIQSDSTGESWELSTVAGDISRIAEGEYQGKLLSDLISQFPEEILGEAVHKKFGTEFPLLFKFIDAKEDLSIQVHPNDELAKKRHNSFGKTEMWYVMQADENARIVVGFKEKSSREEYLKNLEDKTLLSILQEVPVKKGDVFFLETGTIHAIGAGIVIAEIQQTSDITYRVYDWDRVDAEGKSRELHIDLALDAINYNTTDTERTYTQEKNKSNPVVTCPYFITNYFPLDGEVEIKKQQESFTVYMCMEGNFTIKYNGMEWNYKKGNTVLLPAAMREYRLEGEAVLLEIYI from the coding sequence ATGAGTCTACAACTATACCCGCTGGTTTTCGAACCAATACTAAAAGAACGAATCTGGGGCGGGACAAAACTTAAAACCGTTTTTAATAAGCCAATACAGTCAGATAGTACAGGCGAAAGTTGGGAATTATCCACAGTGGCGGGAGACATCAGCCGCATTGCAGAAGGAGAATATCAGGGAAAATTACTTTCGGACTTGATTTCACAGTTTCCGGAAGAAATTCTGGGTGAGGCAGTGCATAAGAAATTCGGGACAGAATTCCCTTTACTGTTTAAATTTATTGATGCCAAAGAAGACCTTTCAATTCAGGTGCATCCCAATGATGAGCTTGCCAAAAAGCGCCATAATTCTTTCGGAAAAACAGAAATGTGGTATGTGATGCAGGCAGATGAGAATGCCAGGATTGTAGTAGGTTTTAAAGAAAAGTCAAGCAGGGAAGAGTATTTGAAAAATCTGGAAGATAAGACGCTATTGTCAATCTTACAGGAAGTCCCAGTAAAAAAAGGAGATGTCTTTTTCTTAGAAACAGGAACAATCCACGCCATTGGAGCCGGAATTGTGATTGCGGAAATCCAGCAAACTTCAGATATTACCTATAGAGTATACGATTGGGATAGGGTTGATGCCGAAGGAAAATCAAGAGAGCTTCACATAGACTTGGCGCTTGATGCCATCAATTATAATACTACAGATACGGAAAGAACCTACACACAGGAAAAAAATAAAAGTAATCCGGTAGTAACATGTCCTTATTTTATTACCAATTACTTTCCGCTTGATGGTGAGGTGGAAATAAAGAAGCAGCAAGAATCGTTTACTGTGTATATGTGTATGGAAGGTAATTTTACGATAAAGTACAATGGAATGGAATGGAATTATAAAAAAGGAAATACAGTATTATTGCCAGCCGCAATGCGGGAATATCGTTTAGAAGGTGAGGCGGTACTTTTAGAAATTTATATTTAA